A window of the Parvularcula bermudensis HTCC2503 genome harbors these coding sequences:
- a CDS encoding polyprenyl synthetase family protein yields MSDTLSDYLITRANLVTKSLENRLVINRTESPALGRLRAAMAHGALGGGKRLRPFLVLEAASIFGADDEAALPAATAIEMVHCYSLIHDDLPAMDDADTRRGRPSVHKAYDEAIAILAGDGLLTDAFALLTEEGTYTAPTACRLVRELALAAGSGGMVGGQMMDLYPDGGDEAAIVGIQRRKTGALIEAAAVMGAIVGAAAPSDEAALRQYAAAVGEAFQVVDDILDETASSAELGKPAGVDGAAGKATFVSLLGLAGARDRVSALTAAALAALAGLGPRADRLRAVAGQLASRST; encoded by the coding sequence ATGTCAGATACCCTTTCCGATTATCTCATAACCCGTGCGAACTTGGTTACCAAAAGCCTAGAAAATCGGCTTGTTATCAATCGGACGGAGTCGCCGGCCCTGGGGCGCCTGCGCGCGGCGATGGCCCATGGGGCCTTGGGCGGGGGCAAGCGCCTCAGACCCTTTCTCGTCCTCGAAGCGGCGTCGATTTTCGGCGCGGACGATGAGGCGGCGCTGCCCGCGGCAACGGCGATCGAAATGGTGCATTGCTATTCGCTGATTCACGACGACCTTCCCGCCATGGACGATGCGGACACCCGCCGGGGACGGCCCAGTGTCCATAAGGCCTATGACGAGGCCATCGCTATCCTCGCCGGTGATGGGCTGCTCACCGATGCCTTTGCGCTTCTCACCGAAGAGGGGACATATACGGCGCCGACGGCCTGCCGCCTTGTTCGAGAGCTGGCCCTGGCGGCGGGCTCAGGGGGGATGGTTGGCGGCCAGATGATGGATCTTTATCCCGATGGCGGCGATGAAGCGGCCATAGTGGGGATCCAGCGCCGCAAGACCGGGGCGCTGATTGAGGCCGCTGCGGTCATGGGGGCGATCGTCGGGGCTGCGGCGCCGTCGGATGAAGCCGCATTGCGCCAGTATGCTGCGGCGGTGGGGGAAGCGTTTCAGGTCGTCGACGATATTCTCGACGAGACCGCGTCGAGCGCCGAATTGGGTAAACCTGCGGGCGTTGATGGCGCCGCGGGCAAGGCGACTTTTGTGTCTCTTCTCGGTCTTGCCGGGGCGCGGGACCGGGTTTCGGCGCTTACGGCGGCTGCCCTCGCCGCTCTGGCCGGCTTGGGGCCGCGGGCCGACCGCCTTCGGGCCGTGGCAGGCCAATTGGCGTCCCGATCGACATGA
- a CDS encoding autotransporter assembly complex protein TamA, whose protein sequence is MSKKSISHCAIVGGLILPVALFASSASGTLVRDLEIAVTIEGVDDSDLRGDLRALSVVINRDEEERFTALAPLRRAVASDAQKMKQALLSLGYYAATVEPKLTRAGLDVDITYLIAPGERFEITDYRIDYTDPQGEARPASLSEIPGLTLDGDPTGDRLKGLGDKLISYLWNNGYPRAEIRRDYVAANFGAGTASAVYDVTTGPRASYGDIRVSGNERTKDSHIKAYFREDEGALYQRRAIDAYRDALSRTSLFREVSVQPAPPLEGGRTDLLVEVAERPHRTIGGGLSFATDVGIGATASWENRNTFRGGELLSVTLEASQPEQQFGLLYEDPLPRFPGAWNATALFLNEQTDAYEAVTGKVGTGIERTFREDRLRLSANIQYTYSDITDLSDPDFPEGRSETVQFLSFPLRAQYNNADDELNPTTGFSAGATVTPFVGDLQFNRVTLSGATRHSFGEDRFILAGRGLVGATLGASGTDLPATERFYAGGGGSVRGYAYQEAGPINIETGNPTGGASITELNLEGRVMVRENIQLAVFADAGTVFESETPDFSGDTLVGAGIGVRYMSPIGPVRLDVATPLDRRRLTGLRPNDEGDLVEQTVFQDDVIQVYIALGQPF, encoded by the coding sequence GTGAGTAAAAAATCGATCAGTCATTGTGCGATTGTTGGGGGCCTTATCCTTCCCGTTGCCCTTTTCGCCTCTTCTGCGTCGGGAACATTGGTCCGCGATCTCGAGATCGCCGTTACCATTGAAGGTGTCGACGATTCCGATCTGCGAGGCGATCTGCGTGCCTTGAGCGTCGTGATCAATCGCGATGAGGAAGAGCGCTTCACCGCCCTTGCGCCCCTGCGGCGCGCCGTCGCCAGCGATGCGCAAAAAATGAAGCAGGCGCTGCTCTCCTTGGGATATTACGCCGCGACGGTGGAGCCCAAGCTCACCCGCGCCGGTCTTGATGTCGACATTACCTATCTCATCGCCCCCGGCGAGCGTTTTGAGATCACCGACTACCGGATCGATTACACCGACCCTCAGGGGGAAGCGAGACCGGCCTCCCTCTCAGAGATCCCCGGCCTGACCCTGGACGGCGACCCGACGGGAGACCGGTTGAAGGGGCTTGGCGACAAGCTCATCAGCTATCTTTGGAACAACGGATACCCTCGGGCGGAAATCCGCCGAGATTATGTTGCGGCAAATTTCGGCGCCGGGACGGCAAGTGCCGTCTATGACGTCACCACAGGCCCCAGAGCCAGCTATGGCGACATCCGGGTCAGCGGCAATGAGCGCACCAAGGACAGCCACATCAAGGCTTATTTCCGTGAGGACGAGGGCGCGCTCTATCAACGCCGCGCGATCGATGCGTATAGAGATGCCCTTTCCCGCACCAGCCTCTTCCGTGAGGTCTCCGTCCAGCCCGCCCCGCCGCTCGAGGGCGGACGCACCGACCTTTTGGTCGAAGTGGCCGAGCGCCCCCATCGCACCATCGGCGGGGGGCTCAGCTTTGCCACCGATGTCGGCATTGGGGCGACCGCCTCGTGGGAGAACCGCAATACGTTCCGCGGCGGCGAGCTTCTCTCCGTCACCCTTGAAGCCTCTCAGCCCGAACAGCAATTCGGGCTCCTCTACGAGGATCCGCTTCCCCGTTTTCCGGGGGCGTGGAACGCGACGGCGCTGTTCCTCAACGAACAGACCGACGCCTATGAGGCGGTCACAGGCAAGGTCGGCACCGGCATCGAGCGAACCTTCCGTGAGGATCGACTTCGTTTGAGTGCGAATATTCAGTACACCTATTCAGATATTACGGATCTGTCCGACCCCGATTTTCCCGAGGGACGATCGGAGACGGTCCAATTCCTCTCCTTTCCCCTGCGCGCGCAGTATAACAATGCCGATGACGAGTTAAATCCAACCACTGGATTTAGCGCCGGGGCCACCGTCACCCCCTTTGTCGGCGATCTCCAGTTCAACCGCGTGACCCTTTCCGGTGCGACCCGACACAGCTTCGGCGAGGATCGGTTCATCCTGGCAGGGCGCGGCCTTGTCGGCGCGACCCTCGGGGCGAGCGGTACAGACCTCCCCGCCACTGAACGCTTTTACGCCGGCGGCGGCGGCTCGGTCCGCGGCTATGCGTATCAAGAGGCCGGACCGATCAATATCGAAACCGGCAACCCGACGGGGGGAGCCTCGATTACGGAGCTGAACCTTGAAGGCCGGGTCATGGTGCGGGAAAATATTCAGCTTGCTGTCTTTGCCGATGCCGGCACCGTGTTCGAGAGCGAAACGCCTGACTTCTCTGGGGACACCCTGGTCGGGGCCGGGATCGGCGTGCGCTATATGAGCCCCATTGGTCCGGTCCGCCTCGATGTGGCAACGCCCCTCGATCGTCGCCGCCTTACCGGCCTCCGCCCGAACGATGAGGGCGATCTGGTCGAGCAGACCGTCTTTCAGGACGATGTCATCCAAGTCTATATTGCCCTAGGACAACCGTTTTAA
- a CDS encoding translocation/assembly module TamB domain-containing protein, which translates to MLRVLTFVACVIGALLLLLLATVFVLPKTGPGRDLINSIVEPKIIDLADAQLGSDLSYDGIKGALPGEIIIDNIVLSQEGERWLTAERLVLRWSPFALIRRKVVVQELEGQAITVYRQPTLPERPAPEAEEQQRDDVSLPSFDVQRLALTDLSIREAVLGERYDLTLVLSAKGAGQTLEGKAALDTESGSDRLRLSGAFTGTRLNLTLSGNSAADGLLTTAIGAEAPIVIALSGEGPLTQFAGKLKAEIGDYGRAEGTLLGDLQTLNGVNLTLTASPGRLAPAPTEQILGDSARITAAARREGQTITVDIEEIDGRFGRITGTVKLDAETENDRQVVADLRGELSTALATDYGAEIVAGPLSLQATATLGDQVTRFAGLFTTAIGTLTVQEGLSGGDRLFDGLVTVDLKRAPVEVPQIGPLLDEGVTARTSLSVGQDLVIEADAIRLVAGGTAPLRLSAEGQARYAVDGGAFAADLRLNADAAAAALLLSSDVVEGPLTTTLVAEGTTDSFTLEADAAIPAGQLGGEPFAAGRLRADLTGLPLQPRGEVRLSSTDQSYDGRAVLTATGDRITVEQLRFRGGDLVISGQGAVTPSPLTAAAELSIDAGDGAALITGETLVGRADLTLNYDAGGSRLAANADLNAFGYGPVSADSLALRALGPLNAIAYDLRGQNLSLPSAFLARLSASGQADIDEDGPRVIGIETFSTALNEDTEPNRITLLAPTQVTIGEAITIAPTRIDWLAEGTLSLSGSYAAQRWQAAVTARDIAVPALTSPVSADIAVDTSTSPIARAELTSTVSPEDEDQLYRLGAEAIWDGRTFGVDATVTPENGAPLITVDIGVPLDLTRGESLGLVLPDRPLTGTIAAEGTIDPLYAFIPAIPPYLTGDLSAQIALEGTPQAPGASGQIRLEGGRVEEPQVGLTLTDLRGTIDFAYRDQAARGTIDLTGSGVNGRADAFRLTGTVDTTPSDPRVDARLILADATLIDSRDLELRTDADLTLAGPFTDLSLSGSITLDEVYATIPETEGGGGPSYREVEVVRVDGPNPEAPTLDDPVTTEPAFNLALDIDVNANNRIFIRGRGLNSEWATNLQIDGSASAPILTGSIRALDGTFDFAGRIFDLQDSRIVFNRVPPDQAVLDARARYEAEEVVAFINVEGKATDPQISLTSTPPRPQEDILALVLFGKSPTELSALESLQIANSISRITGGPSLGGGGRGGLQSALGLDALSIGVGDGGGAEVAVGKYLSDDVYVSARRSSTGTDTEVTLTYEVTDHITVESTLEPNGAQSVSANYKRDY; encoded by the coding sequence ATGTTGCGTGTTCTGACTTTCGTCGCCTGCGTAATCGGCGCTCTCTTGCTGCTGCTCCTGGCCACCGTTTTCGTCCTGCCAAAGACTGGGCCTGGGCGGGACCTCATCAATTCGATCGTTGAACCGAAAATTATCGATCTTGCCGACGCGCAGCTCGGTAGCGATCTAAGCTATGATGGAATCAAGGGCGCCCTTCCTGGTGAGATCATCATCGACAATATCGTCCTCTCTCAGGAGGGGGAGCGGTGGCTCACCGCTGAACGGCTGGTCCTGCGATGGTCCCCCTTCGCCTTGATCCGTCGCAAGGTTGTCGTGCAGGAGCTCGAAGGCCAGGCCATCACCGTCTATCGTCAGCCCACCCTTCCCGAGCGCCCCGCCCCTGAGGCGGAGGAGCAGCAGAGGGACGACGTCAGTCTCCCCTCCTTCGACGTGCAACGGCTGGCGCTGACTGATCTGTCGATCCGCGAGGCCGTACTGGGTGAGCGATACGACCTGACCCTGGTTCTCTCTGCCAAAGGGGCGGGGCAGACCTTGGAGGGGAAAGCCGCCCTCGACACCGAAAGCGGCAGCGATCGGCTCAGGCTGTCCGGCGCCTTTACCGGGACCCGTCTCAATCTCACATTATCCGGCAATTCCGCCGCCGATGGCCTTCTGACCACCGCCATTGGCGCAGAGGCGCCCATCGTCATTGCCCTCTCCGGAGAGGGGCCCCTGACCCAATTCGCCGGTAAGCTTAAGGCCGAGATTGGCGATTATGGCCGGGCCGAGGGCACCCTTTTAGGAGACCTTCAAACCCTTAATGGCGTCAACCTCACCCTGACCGCGTCCCCGGGCCGCCTTGCCCCGGCCCCGACCGAGCAAATCCTTGGCGACAGCGCGCGGATCACCGCGGCGGCCCGGCGCGAAGGCCAGACCATCACCGTCGATATCGAGGAAATTGACGGGCGCTTCGGACGCATTACGGGCACAGTAAAGCTCGATGCCGAGACCGAAAACGACCGACAGGTGGTTGCCGATCTTCGCGGCGAGCTGTCCACCGCCCTCGCCACGGATTATGGGGCCGAAATTGTCGCCGGTCCCTTGTCGTTGCAAGCGACCGCGACCCTTGGCGACCAGGTCACGCGTTTTGCGGGATTGTTCACCACCGCTATCGGGACCCTTACCGTTCAAGAGGGCCTGTCGGGCGGGGACCGCCTGTTCGATGGTCTGGTCACCGTCGACCTTAAGCGCGCGCCCGTTGAGGTGCCGCAGATCGGGCCCCTTCTCGACGAAGGGGTCACGGCGCGCACCTCCCTCTCTGTCGGGCAAGATCTGGTGATCGAAGCCGACGCAATCCGCCTGGTGGCGGGCGGGACCGCCCCCCTGCGCCTCAGTGCGGAGGGCCAAGCGCGCTACGCCGTCGATGGTGGGGCCTTTGCCGCGGATCTTCGCCTCAACGCCGATGCGGCGGCGGCGGCGCTGTTGCTGAGCAGTGACGTTGTCGAGGGGCCCCTCACCACAACCCTTGTGGCCGAGGGGACGACAGACAGCTTTACCCTGGAGGCCGATGCCGCCATTCCAGCGGGCCAGCTCGGCGGAGAGCCCTTCGCGGCGGGACGATTGCGGGCGGATCTGACCGGACTGCCTCTCCAGCCTCGGGGCGAGGTGCGCCTCTCTTCAACCGATCAGTCCTATGACGGTCGGGCCGTCCTTACCGCGACCGGTGACCGCATTACAGTGGAACAATTGCGGTTTCGCGGCGGCGATCTGGTCATATCGGGTCAGGGGGCGGTGACCCCCTCCCCCCTCACCGCCGCGGCGGAGTTGAGCATCGATGCAGGAGATGGCGCGGCCTTGATCACCGGCGAAACGCTGGTGGGACGGGCCGACCTTACCCTTAATTACGATGCGGGCGGCAGTCGGCTTGCCGCCAATGCAGATCTCAATGCCTTTGGCTATGGGCCGGTTTCGGCGGACAGCCTCGCATTACGGGCGTTAGGTCCCCTCAACGCCATCGCCTATGACCTCAGGGGCCAGAATCTTTCCCTTCCCTCCGCGTTCCTCGCTCGCCTTTCGGCCAGTGGTCAAGCCGACATCGATGAGGACGGCCCGCGGGTGATAGGGATCGAGACCTTCAGCACAGCGCTTAACGAAGACACCGAGCCCAATCGGATTACTCTCCTGGCCCCGACGCAAGTGACGATCGGCGAGGCCATCACCATTGCGCCGACCCGAATCGACTGGCTTGCTGAGGGCACGCTCTCCCTGTCCGGCAGCTATGCGGCGCAACGCTGGCAGGCGGCGGTCACCGCAAGGGACATCGCCGTTCCCGCCCTGACCAGCCCCGTGAGCGCCGATATTGCCGTCGATACATCCACTTCCCCGATCGCCCGCGCCGAGCTGACTAGCACGGTGAGCCCGGAGGATGAGGATCAACTCTATCGTCTGGGTGCCGAAGCCATATGGGATGGGCGCACCTTTGGGGTCGATGCGACGGTCACCCCCGAAAATGGCGCACCGCTGATCACCGTGGATATTGGAGTGCCCCTCGACCTGACCCGGGGGGAGAGCCTTGGCCTCGTCCTGCCCGACCGCCCCCTCACCGGCACCATCGCGGCGGAGGGGACCATCGATCCACTCTATGCGTTCATTCCGGCCATCCCCCCCTATCTGACCGGTGACTTATCGGCCCAAATTGCCCTTGAGGGGACACCGCAGGCCCCCGGCGCCTCGGGCCAGATCCGGCTCGAAGGCGGACGGGTGGAGGAGCCGCAGGTCGGGCTGACACTGACCGACCTCCGCGGCACCATCGACTTTGCCTATCGCGATCAGGCGGCCCGCGGCACGATCGACCTTACCGGCTCGGGGGTGAATGGCCGGGCGGATGCGTTTCGGCTCACCGGCACGGTCGATACCACGCCGAGCGATCCGCGGGTCGACGCGCGCCTCATTTTGGCCGATGCCACCTTGATCGACAGCCGTGATCTCGAACTGCGCACCGATGCGGATTTGACCCTCGCCGGCCCGTTCACCGATCTCTCGCTCAGCGGGTCGATCACGCTCGACGAAGTCTATGCGACGATCCCCGAGACCGAAGGCGGCGGTGGTCCCTCCTATCGTGAGGTTGAGGTGGTGCGGGTCGATGGTCCCAATCCGGAAGCCCCGACCCTCGACGACCCGGTCACGACCGAGCCCGCATTTAACCTTGCCCTCGATATCGATGTCAACGCGAACAACCGGATCTTCATCCGTGGGCGCGGCCTCAACAGCGAATGGGCCACCAATCTGCAGATCGATGGGTCTGCCAGTGCGCCGATTTTGACTGGATCGATCCGGGCCCTCGATGGGACATTCGATTTCGCCGGGCGGATTTTCGATCTTCAGGACAGCCGGATTGTCTTCAACCGTGTCCCGCCGGATCAAGCGGTCCTCGATGCGCGTGCGCGCTATGAGGCCGAGGAGGTCGTTGCCTTCATCAATGTCGAAGGGAAGGCGACGGATCCGCAGATCAGCCTCACCTCAACGCCGCCGCGTCCACAGGAGGACATTCTCGCCCTGGTCCTGTTCGGCAAAAGCCCCACCGAACTCAGCGCGCTTGAGTCGCTGCAAATCGCCAATTCCATTTCGCGGATCACCGGCGGGCCGAGCCTTGGCGGGGGCGGCCGGGGGGGCCTGCAATCGGCCCTTGGCCTCGATGCGCTCTCCATCGGCGTCGGCGATGGCGGCGGCGCCGAAGTCGCGGTGGGAAAATATTTATCCGATGACGTTTATGTCAGTGCGCGACGCTCCTCCACCGGCACGGATACGGAGGTGACGCTGACATATGAGGTAACCGATCATATCACTGTCGAGAGCACGCTTGAGCCGAACGGCGCGCAGAGTGTTTCCGCCAATTACAAGCGGGACTACTGA
- a CDS encoding cation diffusion facilitator family transporter, translating to MSERSGISWPSLATGAAAFVATLLVILKAAAWIETGSVAMLGSLADSLLDLLASLIAFLGVRIAAQPPDENHRFGHAKAEAISSLVQLVMITGSAVFVLVESIRALIDPAPLAHANLAIQVMVASIGATLLLVAFQTFALSRSTSLATESDRAHYLGDFIANAGILLAVILTGRFGILWADGVAGVLAAGFLFWSVISIARRALPQLMDEEVSAAERAKILRIITADPEVAGVHAVRTRKAGPTTYIQGHLELDPHLTLKHAQEIADRVDLKLREEVPGADVILKQDLHGQTPEHDAFGQISD from the coding sequence ATGAGCGAGCGGAGCGGCATATCCTGGCCAAGCCTGGCGACGGGCGCGGCGGCTTTCGTCGCGACACTCCTCGTCATTCTAAAAGCTGCGGCATGGATCGAGACGGGGTCGGTGGCGATGCTCGGCTCTCTTGCCGACAGTCTGCTTGACCTCCTGGCGAGCCTGATTGCGTTTCTTGGTGTACGGATTGCGGCCCAACCCCCCGATGAGAACCACCGCTTCGGCCACGCCAAGGCCGAAGCGATCTCATCCCTCGTGCAATTGGTGATGATCACCGGGTCGGCCGTCTTTGTCTTGGTCGAATCGATCAGGGCGCTGATCGACCCGGCGCCGCTCGCCCACGCCAATTTGGCGATCCAAGTCATGGTGGCCTCGATCGGGGCGACCTTGCTCCTGGTCGCGTTCCAAACCTTTGCCCTCTCCCGGTCCACCTCCCTCGCGACCGAAAGCGATCGGGCGCATTATCTTGGCGATTTCATCGCCAATGCTGGGATCCTATTGGCGGTCATATTGACCGGGCGGTTCGGGATCCTCTGGGCCGACGGGGTCGCCGGTGTCCTTGCGGCCGGGTTTCTCTTCTGGTCGGTGATCTCCATCGCCCGGCGTGCCCTGCCGCAATTGATGGACGAGGAGGTGTCGGCGGCGGAACGGGCGAAAATCCTGCGTATCATCACCGCCGACCCCGAGGTTGCGGGGGTTCATGCCGTAAGAACGCGGAAGGCTGGGCCGACGACCTATATTCAAGGTCATTTGGAGCTCGATCCCCATTTAACCTTGAAGCATGCCCAGGAAATTGCCGACCGTGTCGACCTCAAGCTTCGCGAAGAAGTGCCGGGGGCGGATGTTATCCTCAAGCAGGATCTTCATGGTCAGACCCCTGAGCACGATGCTTTCGGACAGATCAGCGACTAG
- the xrtA gene encoding exosortase A, producing MIGLAGLLILLRPGFVHMVGVWLSSPTYHHGALVPFASLAIIADGWRREEVFAPYPPALLAIAVAAALYAGGNMMDVALGQHLAIALGLASLAALFLGRSFAIRHRFALGLLVMMVPVGEELVPTLQTVTAFGIMAGLSALDIPAIREGLLIRTGAGDFLVAEACAGLRFLMATIVTGSILARYVFKDVRRQIGFLFLCLFIPVLANILRATATVAVASWTDMTVAAGLDHMIYGWGFFFVILATLVGLGLVLAEEGAPSPPDPPIVPAAAGVGRVIWISTAALALMFFARIV from the coding sequence GTGATCGGTTTGGCAGGGCTGCTGATCCTCTTGCGCCCTGGCTTTGTCCATATGGTCGGTGTGTGGCTCTCCTCCCCCACCTATCACCACGGGGCCCTCGTGCCGTTTGCCAGCCTGGCCATAATCGCCGATGGGTGGCGACGGGAGGAGGTTTTCGCCCCCTACCCGCCGGCCCTCCTCGCGATCGCCGTCGCGGCCGCCCTTTATGCCGGAGGGAACATGATGGATGTCGCCTTGGGCCAGCATCTCGCCATTGCCCTTGGCCTTGCCTCCCTCGCGGCACTCTTCCTTGGACGATCTTTTGCGATCCGCCACCGCTTCGCCCTTGGCCTATTGGTGATGATGGTCCCGGTGGGGGAGGAACTCGTCCCCACGCTTCAAACGGTGACCGCCTTTGGGATCATGGCGGGTCTCTCCGCTTTGGATATTCCCGCTATCCGTGAGGGACTGCTCATCAGGACCGGCGCGGGAGATTTTCTTGTCGCCGAGGCCTGCGCCGGTCTTCGTTTTTTGATGGCCACGATCGTCACTGGCTCGATCCTCGCGCGATATGTCTTCAAGGATGTCCGACGCCAGATCGGTTTTCTCTTCTTATGCCTTTTCATCCCCGTCCTTGCCAATATTCTGCGGGCGACGGCCACGGTTGCCGTGGCAAGCTGGACGGATATGACGGTGGCGGCGGGGCTTGATCATATGATCTATGGCTGGGGCTTTTTTTTCGTTATTCTCGCCACTCTTGTTGGACTTGGTCTTGTCTTGGCTGAGGAGGGGGCACCCTCCCCGCCAGACCCGCCGATTGTTCCCGCCGCGGCGGGGGTGGGTCGCGTCATCTGGATCAGCACGGCGGCACTGGCCCTGATGTTCTTTGCAAGGATTGTATAG
- a CDS encoding tyrosine recombinase XerC, whose translation MVAPPPSSAAAWPVLTAAFLRHLETQTRASPYTIRNYRQTIDRFSDFARRHRGGEVDLVDIARWRTADFRAFLADRRAEGIAPPTLRLDLSALKQLFRFIDRRTGSETTPLYALRTPKAPRRLPRPIGQAPALALAEAAEHTQDWTVHRDRALFALLYGAGLRLSEALALDRRDLPPRGVSLRVLGKGAKMRDVPLLDVVRTRIDTYLDHRDKAIPGNTAPALFLGAKGRRLSPGVAQRALRRERATLGLSDDATPHALRHAFATHLLAAGTDLRTLQTLLGHSSLKTTQGYTEIDAGRLLAVHAAAHPRGRSSD comes from the coding sequence ATGGTCGCGCCGCCTCCCTCCTCCGCCGCCGCCTGGCCCGTATTGACGGCTGCCTTTCTGCGTCACCTTGAGACCCAGACAAGAGCCAGTCCCTACACGATCAGAAACTATCGGCAGACGATCGACCGGTTTTCGGATTTCGCGCGACGTCATCGCGGGGGTGAGGTCGACCTGGTCGATATTGCGCGCTGGCGAACGGCCGATTTCCGCGCTTTTCTCGCCGATCGCCGCGCTGAGGGGATCGCCCCGCCGACCCTCAGGCTCGACCTATCGGCGCTGAAGCAATTATTTCGTTTTATCGATCGCCGCACGGGCAGCGAAACGACCCCGCTTTATGCGTTAAGAACGCCAAAGGCACCGCGGCGCCTGCCCCGACCGATCGGTCAGGCCCCGGCCTTGGCCCTGGCTGAGGCCGCCGAGCACACCCAAGACTGGACGGTGCACCGGGATCGCGCCCTCTTCGCCCTTCTCTACGGGGCCGGGCTGCGCCTCTCTGAGGCCCTCGCCCTCGATCGTCGGGATCTCCCGCCAAGGGGGGTGTCCCTAAGGGTCCTCGGAAAAGGCGCCAAGATGCGCGATGTTCCATTGCTCGATGTCGTCCGCACAAGAATAGACACCTATCTCGATCATCGAGACAAGGCGATACCGGGCAACACAGCGCCCGCCCTGTTCCTCGGGGCCAAGGGCCGGCGGCTGTCCCCAGGGGTGGCGCAACGCGCCTTACGGCGGGAGCGGGCCACGCTTGGCCTGTCGGACGATGCCACGCCCCACGCCCTGCGCCATGCCTTTGCCACCCATTTATTGGCGGCCGGTACGGATCTCAGAACCCTCCAGACATTGCTCGGCCATAGCTCGTTGAAGACCACGCAAGGATACACCGAGATCGATGCCGGTCGACTGCTGGCGGTCCATGCCGCGGCCCATCCGCGAGGCAGATCGTCAGACTAG